The Lysobacter gummosus genome includes a region encoding these proteins:
- the yiaA gene encoding inner membrane protein YiaA → MNRAISGKPSAAFVGASWTALMLGALAYLIGLWNASMQLNEKGYYLTLLLYGLFAAVSVQKAVRDRMEGVPVTNIYYGLACVSVVSALLLLFIGLWNAQISFSEKGFYGMAYALSLFAAIAVQKNTRDSGAGAGMGSGDELE, encoded by the coding sequence ATGAACCGTGCCATTTCCGGCAAACCCTCGGCGGCTTTCGTCGGCGCTTCGTGGACCGCGCTCATGCTCGGCGCACTGGCCTATCTGATCGGCCTGTGGAACGCGAGCATGCAACTCAACGAAAAAGGCTACTACCTGACCCTGCTGCTCTACGGCCTGTTCGCCGCCGTGTCGGTGCAAAAGGCGGTGCGCGACCGGATGGAAGGCGTCCCGGTCACGAACATCTACTACGGCCTGGCCTGCGTGTCGGTGGTCAGCGCGCTGCTGCTGTTGTTCATCGGCCTGTGGAACGCGCAGATCAGCTTCAGCGAGAAAGGCTTCTACGGCATGGCCTATGCGTTGAGCCTGTTCGCGGCGATCGCGGTGCAGAAGAATACCCGCGACAGCGGCGCGGGCGCGGGCATGGGCTCGGGCGACGAACTGGAATAA
- a CDS encoding GntR family transcriptional regulator, producing the protein MTAIQWSDGAPIYRQLKERVVAMMLDGVLKPGDALPSVRQVAAEYQLNPITVSRAYQELADESLVEKRRGLGMYVTEEAARKLLINERERFLREEWPLVIERITRLGLSAQELLGGAAADNAGNDKADAS; encoded by the coding sequence ATGACCGCAATCCAATGGAGCGACGGCGCTCCGATCTATCGCCAGCTCAAGGAGCGCGTCGTCGCGATGATGCTCGACGGCGTGCTCAAGCCCGGCGATGCCCTGCCCTCCGTGCGGCAGGTCGCAGCCGAATACCAACTCAACCCCATCACCGTCTCGCGCGCCTACCAGGAGTTGGCCGACGAGTCGCTGGTCGAAAAACGCCGAGGCCTGGGCATGTACGTGACCGAAGAAGCCGCAAGGAAACTGCTCATCAACGAGCGCGAACGCTTCTTGCGCGAAGAATGGCCGCTGGTCATCGAGCGCATCACCCGACTGGGCCTGAGCGCGCAGGAACTGCTCGGCGGCGCGGCGGCCGACAACGCCGGCAACGACAAGGCGGACGCATCATGA
- a CDS encoding DUF4097 family beta strand repeat-containing protein: MRLPTALLSAAMLLPLAAQAADRCDNAQPRNLQLDLAGVKAVVFAIGSDDLTVKGAAGAKGAVEGQACASNAADLAGLTLTQQRVGDKLVVTAAHADKISLNFNGQRHMKLHATVPDNLMVQLKVGSGDASVENVSALSADVNSGDINISRVRGLVTAQVGSGDIDLDKIGSLQLLRLGSGDLKARGIARDVSIGSVGSGDVELNQVGGSVELKRLGSGDLDVSDVRGNLRVSSVGSGSVHHRGVAGRIDIPQED, translated from the coding sequence ATGCGCCTGCCTACCGCCCTCCTCTCCGCCGCCATGCTGCTGCCGCTGGCCGCCCAGGCCGCCGACCGCTGCGACAACGCCCAGCCGCGCAATTTGCAACTCGACCTGGCCGGGGTCAAAGCCGTGGTATTCGCGATCGGCTCCGACGATCTGACCGTCAAGGGCGCCGCCGGCGCCAAAGGCGCGGTCGAAGGACAGGCCTGCGCGTCCAACGCCGCCGATCTGGCCGGCCTGACCCTGACCCAGCAACGCGTCGGCGACAAGCTGGTGGTCACCGCCGCGCACGCCGACAAGATCAGCCTGAATTTCAACGGCCAGCGCCACATGAAATTGCACGCCACGGTGCCCGACAACCTGATGGTGCAACTCAAGGTCGGCTCCGGCGACGCCTCGGTCGAGAACGTGTCGGCGCTGAGCGCGGACGTGAACTCCGGCGACATCAACATCAGCCGCGTGCGCGGCCTGGTAACCGCGCAAGTGGGCTCGGGCGACATCGATCTGGACAAGATCGGCTCGCTGCAATTGCTGCGCCTGGGCTCGGGCGATCTGAAGGCGCGCGGCATCGCCCGCGACGTCAGCATCGGCTCGGTCGGTTCGGGCGATGTCGAACTCAACCAGGTCGGCGGCTCGGTCGAACTCAAGCGCCTGGGTTCGGGCGATCTGGACGTCAGCGACGTGCGCGGCAATCTGCGCGTGAGCAGCGTCGGCAGCGGCTCGGTGCATCACCGCGGCGTCGCCGGCCGCATCGATATTCCGCAGGAAGACTGA
- a CDS encoding ABC transporter ATP-binding protein — translation MTNAIHIDPGHIVTARGLRKAYRNKLALNDTTFDIPAGRIVGLIGPNGAGKTTALKAILGLIAFDGELSVLGRDPRTQRDELMRDVCFIADVAVLPRWLKVREAIDFVAGVHPRFDRAKCERFLHGTLLKPDLRVREMSKGMIVQLHLALVMAIDARLLVLDEPTLGLDILYRKQFYQRLLEDYFDENKTIVITTHQVEEIEHILTDVMFIRDGKIVLDCPMENLGERFTEVLIDRDKAEHARSLGPLDERALPFGKTVMLFDGVNAAQLTGLGETRTPGLADLFVATMKGTYA, via the coding sequence ATGACCAATGCCATCCATATCGATCCGGGCCACATCGTCACCGCGCGCGGCTTGCGCAAGGCGTACCGCAACAAGCTCGCGCTCAACGACACCACCTTCGACATCCCCGCCGGCCGCATCGTCGGCCTGATCGGCCCCAACGGCGCCGGCAAGACCACCGCGCTCAAGGCCATCCTCGGCCTGATCGCGTTCGACGGCGAACTGTCGGTGCTGGGCCGCGACCCGCGCACCCAGCGCGACGAACTGATGCGCGATGTGTGCTTCATCGCCGACGTCGCGGTGCTGCCGCGCTGGCTGAAGGTGCGCGAGGCGATCGACTTCGTCGCCGGCGTGCACCCGCGCTTCGACCGCGCCAAGTGCGAGCGCTTCCTGCACGGCACATTGCTCAAGCCGGACCTGCGCGTTCGCGAAATGTCCAAGGGCATGATCGTGCAACTGCACCTGGCCCTGGTGATGGCCATCGACGCGCGCCTGCTGGTGCTGGACGAGCCGACCCTGGGCCTGGACATCCTGTATCGCAAGCAGTTCTACCAGCGCCTGCTGGAGGATTACTTCGACGAGAACAAGACCATCGTCATCACCACCCACCAGGTCGAGGAGATCGAACACATCCTCACCGACGTGATGTTCATCCGCGACGGCAAGATCGTCCTGGACTGCCCGATGGAAAACCTCGGCGAGCGCTTCACCGAAGTGCTGATCGACCGCGACAAGGCCGAGCACGCGCGCAGCCTGGGACCGCTGGACGAACGCGCCCTGCCCTTCGGCAAGACGGTGATGCTGTTCGACGGCGTCAACGCCGCCCAGCTCACCGGCCTGGGCGAAACCCGCACACCGGGCCTGGCCGACCTGTTCGTCGCCACCATGAAGGGGACCTACGCATGA
- a CDS encoding DUF2884 family protein, protein MKASLSLLHPVAVLAALVLTVSSAGCSKSPERPLHISVIDHINMVGDHVLVKGDGEHRAEIAPDGALSIDGKAQTLSAAQQAISRRYYQQAMGVGQDSVAMGKAGAAMAGQAVSTAVEELSKGQPEQIGKKVEAEASKLQARAMKMCDRIASLRGAQDELRASLPAFAPFAKIDADVAKDCRR, encoded by the coding sequence ATGAAAGCCTCGCTTTCGCTGCTGCATCCCGTCGCCGTGCTTGCAGCCCTGGTGCTGACCGTGTCGAGCGCGGGCTGCTCGAAGTCGCCCGAACGCCCGCTCCACATTTCGGTGATCGATCACATCAACATGGTCGGCGACCATGTGCTGGTGAAAGGCGACGGCGAGCATCGCGCCGAAATCGCCCCCGACGGCGCCCTGAGCATCGACGGCAAGGCGCAAACCCTGAGCGCGGCGCAGCAGGCGATCAGCCGGCGGTACTACCAACAGGCCATGGGTGTCGGCCAGGACAGCGTCGCGATGGGCAAGGCCGGCGCGGCGATGGCCGGCCAGGCGGTGAGCACCGCGGTCGAGGAGCTGAGCAAGGGCCAGCCGGAGCAGATCGGCAAGAAGGTCGAAGCCGAAGCCTCGAAGCTGCAGGCGCGGGCGATGAAGATGTGCGATCGCATCGCCAGCCTGCGCGGCGCGCAGGACGAACTGCGCGCCTCGTTGCCGGCGTTCGCGCCGTTCGCCAAAATCGACGCCGACGTGGCGAAGGATTGCCGCCGCTAG